The DNA segment AGGGCCGTCACGGGCAGGACTCCGTCCGCACCGGGCGCCCGGGGGTCAATTCGTCCTGCCCTTCGATGACCAGCAGATCGCCCTCGACGAGTCCGTCTCCGACGAGCGCCTTTCCCCCCTCCGTGGCCTCGAGCCTCACCTTCCGGCGAACGGCACGGCACTCCTCGACCACGTAGGCCACCGGGCCCTCCCGCCGGGTGAGCAGCGCGTCCATCGGGACGACGATCGCGTCCTCGACGCGGCGCTTCTCCAACCGGGCGCGCACGGTCATGCCGGGTTTCAGCCGGCCGTTCGGGTTGGGGAGTTCGAGTTCCACCCGGAAGGAGCGGCTGTCTCGGTCCGCGTCGGGTGCGATGAAGTGGATCTTCGCCGGGAACTCCCGATCCGGATAGGCGTCCACCGACACCGTCGCCGGCGCCCCCCGGCGCAGCCAGCCGAGTTCGGTGTCGGGCACGGCCAGCTCCACCTTCAGGGGGTCGATCTTCAGGATCCGCGTGATCGGCGCCCCCGGAGGCACCACCTCGCCCGGCTCGACGAGCCGTTCCACCGCGACGCCGGAGATCGGCGCGCGGAGGACCGCCCGCTCGAGCAGCAGCTCCGCCTCCCGCACGGTCGCCGCGGCGCGGTCTCGCCGCGCGGTGGCCGCGGTGAGCTCCTGCTCGGGGACGGCCTTCCGGCGGACCAGCTCGACGATCTTCCCGTAGTCGCTCTCGGCGTCGGTCAGCTCGGCGCGCGCCCTGTCCAGGCGGGCCTGGGCGAGGTCGTCGCCGATCCTCGCCAGAACCTGTCCCGCCCGCACCTCGTC comes from the Acidobacteriota bacterium genome and includes:
- a CDS encoding efflux RND transporter periplasmic adaptor subunit — its product is MPVGSGHDAPGARGGTRPHGGPAGSPRGGTRRARRRGGDRRADRRAARASIGKRGRTVRRLWPVLVAALLAAGCAAGGAEGPGGSEPEAAPASRGPSPVRVRVVRLEPGPFVEFLRLTGTTEPWTEVQVSSELGGTVREVGFDEGDEVRAGQVLARIGDDLAQARLDRARAELTDAESDYGKIVELVRRKAVPEQELTAATARRDRAAATVREAELLLERAVLRAPISGVAVERLVEPGEVVPPGAPITRILKIDPLKVELAVPDTELGWLRRGAPATVSVDAYPDREFPAKIHFIAPDADRDSRSFRVELELPNPNGRLKPGMTVRARLEKRRVEDAIVVPMDALLTRREGPVAYVVEECRAVRRKVRLEATEGGKALVGDGLVEGDLLVIEGQDELTPGRPVRTESCP